One Denticeps clupeoides chromosome 3, fDenClu1.1, whole genome shotgun sequence DNA window includes the following coding sequences:
- the dync2i2 gene encoding cytoplasmic dynein 2 intermediate chain 2: MFTDEALDVVGADSSWRKSHQLTKETKGCQTTPLRTSEVEAQASHASENGTQTDPPANLGQHLWDHGEKGDPPRLKEFLHQVEHMVIKELVNNCKSHAFDGYDVNWSDQDETVSCVHRLQHPDAQSRGLQVTSVSWSCTGSVIACAFGRTDNGDWSTERSCVCTWNLDRSSFNPKKSDLVVDVPCPVMCLCFHPTRPSLIAGGLYSGEVMVWDTSRTQDPVLAQTGMSPDTHREPVCQVHWVPGTRKVELDVLSAGSGGRVLQWSVDITESKLVLGTGYALVRQQVPLMSTLSKVKGGNMVGITSLALSLWDLDSFLVGSEGGMVLKCSFSSQTVAAVPPHGESVTLRAPAQFSFSPQSGPVHSLHCSPFHRNLFLSVGTDGMAHLHSLLQPEPLLSLRVSESYVFAVRWSPTRPLVFAAATGQGLVQIFDLERQSLRPAATIDQNIGGQQVNCLEFNQQTHLLAVGNSDGTVNIWQLSAELTTQGPKEVAQLEQLASEVLD, translated from the exons ATGTTTACAGACGAAGCCCTGGACGTTGTTGGCGCCGATTCGTCGTGGAGAAAATCTCACCAGCTGACCAAAGAGACG AAGGGTTGTCAAACTACACCACTTCGCACGAGTGAGGTGGAGGCACAGGCTTCCCATGCTTCCGAAAATGGAACGCAAACAGATCCGCCGGCGAATCTCGGCCAGCATCTCTGGGATCACGGCGAGAAAGGGGATCCCCCCCGTTTGAAGGAGTTCCTGCACCAGGTTGAGCACATGGTTATCAAGGAGCTGGTAAATAATTGCAAAAGCCACGCTTTCGATGGGTACGATGTGAACTGGTCTGACCAGGATGAAACG GTGTCATGTGTGCATCGCCTTCAGCACCCGGATGCTCAGTCAAGAGGTCTTCAGGTCACCTCTGTCTCTTGGAGTTGCACCGGTTCTGTCATTGCCTGCGCCTTTGGCCG CACAGACAATGGAGACTGGAGCACAGAAAGGTCTTGTGTGTGCACTTGGAACCTGGACCGCAGTAGTTTCAATCCCAAAAAATCTGACCTGGTCGTTGACGTCCCCTGCCCAGTTATGTGCCTTTGCTTCCACCCAACACGGCCCTCACTCATTGCTG GGGGGCTGTACAGCGGGGAAGTGATGGTTTGGGACACAAGCCGGACACAGGACCCCGTTCTTGCCCAGACTGGCATGTCTCCTGACACCCATCGGGAGCCTGTCTGTCAG GTGCACTGGGTGCCAGGGACCCGCAAGGTAGAATTGGATGTTTTGAGTGCAGGGTCTGGTGGCAGAGTTCTGCAGTGGAGTGTGGACATTACAGAGAGCAAGCTTGTACTGGGCACTGGATATGCTCTGGTTAGACAACAGGTCCCCCTGATGAGCACGTTGAGTAAG GTCAAGGGTGGCAACATGGTCGGGATTACTTCACTAGCTCTTTCTTTGTGGGATCTGGACTCATTCCTGGTGGGTTCTGAGGGGGGAATGGTCCTCAAGTGCTCCTTTTCCAGTCAGACAGTAGCAGCGGTGCCTCCTCATGGGGAGAGTGTGACCCTGCGGGCTCCAGCTCAGTTCTCATTCTCCCCTCAGAGCGGCCCTGTCCACTCCCTGCACTGCTCGCCATTCCACAG GAACCTGTTTTTAAGTGTTGGCACAGATGGTATGGCCCACCTACACAGTCTGCTGCAGCCCGAACCACTGCTGTCTCTGCGGGTGTCAGAGTCATATGTATTTGCAGTGCGCTGGTCCCCAACACGCCCACTGGTTTTTGCTGCAGCTACTGGTCAAG GCTTGGTTCAGATCTTTGATTTGGAAAGACAATCACTGAGGCCTGCTGCCACCATTGACCAGAACATAGGGGGTCAGCAGGTAAACTGTTTGGAGTTCAACCAGCAAACACACCTCTTGGCAGTCGGCAACTCGGATGGGACGGTGAACATCTGGCAGCTCAGTGCAGAGTTAACCACACAGGGGCCAAAAGAAGTTGCACAGCTGGAACAACTGGCCAGTGAAGTGTTAGACTGA
- the setb gene encoding SET nuclear proto-oncogene b codes for MSASAAKVGRKEQNSNHDGADETSEKEQQEAIEHIDEVQNEIDRLNEQASEEILKVEQKYNKLRQPFFQKRSELIAKIPNFWVTTFVNHPQVSALLGEEDEEALHYLTRVEVTEFEDIKSGYRIDFYFDENPYFENKVLSKEFHLNESGDPSSKSSEIKWKAGKDLTKRAGQTQNKAGKKRQHEEPESFFTWFTDHSDAGADELGEVIKDDIWPNPLQYYLVPDMDEEGEGEEEEDEDEEEGLEDIEEGDEDEDEEEDDCDDGEDD; via the exons ATGTCTGCTTCGGCGGCGAAAGTCGGCAGGAAGGAGCAGAACTCAAATCACGACGGCGCGGACGAGACCTCTG aaaaagaGCAGCAAGAAGCCATCGAACACATTGATGAAGTACAGAATGAAATTGACAG ATTGAATGAACAGGCGAGTGAGGAAATATTAAAGGTAGAGCAGAAGTACAACAAACTACGCCAGCCATTCTTCCAGAAGAGGTCAGAACTCATAGCCAAAATTCCAAACTTTTGGGTCACAACGTTTGTCAACCATCCACAAG TGTCAGCACTCCTTGGTGAAGAAGATGAGGAGGCGCTACATTACCTTACCAGAGTGGAGGTCACGGAGTTTGAGGATATCAAATCGGGTTACAGAATAGATTTT TACTTTGATGAGAATCCGTACTTCGAAAATAAAGTTCTCTCTAAAGAGTTCCATTTGAACGAAAGTGGTGATCCATCCTCAAAATCATCTGAAATCAAGTGGAAGGCTGGCAAG gacctAACAAAGCGTGCTGgccaaacacaaaacaaagcgGGTAAAAAGAGACAACATGAAGAACCAGAAAGCTTCTTTACTTGGTTCACGGACCACTCTGATGCAGGAGCAGACGAACTTGGCGAAGTAATCAAGGATGACATCTGGCCTAATCCTTTACAGTACTACCtg GTCCCAGATATGGATGAAGAAGGggaaggggaggaggaagaggatgaagatgaggaggaaggtcTGGAAGACATTGAGGAAggagatgaagatgaggatgaggaggaagatgatTGCGATGATGGAGAG GATGATTGA